The Nocardioides sp. S-1144 genome includes a region encoding these proteins:
- the gcvH gene encoding glycine cleavage system protein GcvH: protein MYPEDLKYTAEHEWVRSPGEHEGSVRVGITDYAQDALGDIVYVSLPEVGDSVEAGSTCGELESTKSVSDVYAPLTGEVVARNESLDATPELVNSDPYGGGWLFEVVPASPGDVDALLAPDAYVATLKG from the coding sequence GTGTACCCCGAGGACCTGAAGTACACCGCTGAGCACGAATGGGTGCGCAGCCCCGGCGAGCACGAGGGGTCGGTGCGCGTCGGCATCACCGACTACGCCCAGGACGCCCTGGGCGACATCGTCTACGTCTCCCTGCCCGAGGTCGGCGACAGCGTCGAGGCCGGCAGCACCTGCGGCGAGCTGGAGTCGACGAAGTCCGTCAGCGACGTCTACGCGCCGCTGACCGGCGAGGTGGTCGCGCGCAACGAGTCGCTCGACGCGACGCCCGAGCTCGTCAACAGCGACCCGTACGGCGGTGGCTGGCTCTTCGAGGTCGTCCCGGCGTCCCCGGGCGACGTGGACGCGCTGCTCGCCCCGGACGCCTACGTGGCCACGCTCAAGGGCTGA
- a CDS encoding DUF881 domain-containing protein gives MSTTGDEQPSPQPTPQPGDGADVPAPRLTGRARLGRALLRPSRTQLIVAVLLALVGFAAVTQIRTTEQDSTYAGLREQDLIDVLNGLAGTTQRTRAEIDRLTSDREDLQSESTQRQAALDRARDEVDNLQVLAGLVPVTGPGIRATITEETGSISVSSMLDVIQELRSVGAEAIQVNGEVRVIAQTSFEERVGGIEVDGTLLEAPYVVDAIGDASTLAGSISFALGPRAEVRKDGGEIEVEELDSLDIDAVREPVQPEYAQPD, from the coding sequence ATGAGCACGACGGGCGACGAGCAGCCCAGCCCCCAGCCGACCCCGCAGCCGGGCGACGGCGCCGACGTGCCCGCGCCGCGGCTCACCGGCCGCGCCCGCCTGGGGCGCGCCCTGCTGCGCCCGTCGCGGACCCAGCTCATCGTCGCGGTGCTGCTGGCCCTGGTCGGGTTCGCCGCGGTCACCCAGATCCGCACGACCGAGCAGGACTCCACCTACGCGGGGCTGCGCGAGCAGGACCTGATCGACGTCCTCAACGGGCTGGCCGGCACCACCCAGCGCACCCGCGCCGAGATCGACCGGCTCACCAGCGACCGCGAGGACCTCCAGTCGGAGTCCACGCAGCGCCAGGCCGCGCTCGACCGGGCCCGCGACGAGGTCGACAACCTCCAGGTCCTCGCCGGGCTGGTGCCGGTCACCGGCCCCGGGATCCGGGCGACGATCACCGAGGAGACCGGCTCCATCTCGGTCTCGAGCATGCTCGACGTCATCCAGGAGCTGCGCTCGGTCGGCGCCGAGGCGATCCAGGTCAACGGCGAGGTCCGGGTGATCGCCCAGACGTCGTTCGAGGAGCGGGTCGGCGGCATCGAGGTCGACGGCACGCTGCTCGAGGCGCCCTACGTCGTCGACGCGATCGGCGACGCGAGCACCCTGGCCGGCTCGATCTCCTTCGCGCTCGGGCCGCGGGCCGAGGTCCGCAAGGACGGCGGCGAGATCGAGGTCGAGGAGCTCGACTCCCTCGACATCGACGCCGTGCGCGAGCCGGTGCAGCCGGAGTACGCCCAGCCCGACTGA
- a CDS encoding small basic family protein — protein MIAALGLLLGVVLGLVFRPEVPLGLEPYLPIAVVAALDAVFGGLRAYLDGIFDDKVFVVSFVSNVVIAAGIVYLGDRLGVGGQLSTGVIVVLGIRIFSNVAAIRRHLFHA, from the coding sequence ATGATCGCCGCTCTCGGACTGCTGCTCGGCGTCGTGCTCGGGCTCGTCTTCCGGCCCGAGGTCCCGCTCGGGCTCGAGCCCTACCTGCCGATCGCGGTGGTGGCGGCGCTGGACGCCGTCTTCGGCGGGCTGCGGGCCTACCTCGACGGCATCTTCGACGACAAGGTCTTCGTCGTCTCCTTCGTCAGCAACGTGGTGATCGCGGCCGGGATCGTCTACCTCGGCGACCGGCTCGGCGTCGGGGGCCAGCTGTCGACCGGCGTCATCGTGGTGCTCGGGATCCGGATCTTCTCCAACGTCGCGGCGATCCGGCGCCACCTCTTCCACGCATGA
- a CDS encoding DUF881 domain-containing protein: MAERPGPATPAPPHELPDRVRLPLLTLITQQSLDEDYLHAAERRAAGAPRPPSGRPPRTAAVVVAVFGLLAATAFVQTTRNADVDDASRESLIGRIEAQRDRRAAQQERVAALREGNLALEDDVSGLVDVGQEVAVTERRLAVRTGFSAVTGEGVRVVVTEAPDADENNEVHDSDLDLLVNGLWQAGAEAIAVNGQRLTAVTAIRTSGAAIRVNGVGIQAPYTVEAIGDTRTLSARLFDTTTGLKFVSTSQVYGFDYTVEDNVEELSLPSAPDSALVLRSAESGSAGTTKEKEEPLS, translated from the coding sequence ATGGCTGAGCGGCCGGGCCCCGCGACGCCGGCGCCGCCCCACGAGCTGCCCGACCGGGTCCGGCTGCCCCTGCTCACCCTGATCACCCAGCAGTCGCTCGACGAGGACTACCTGCACGCCGCGGAGCGCCGGGCCGCCGGCGCACCGCGCCCGCCCAGCGGCCGGCCGCCGCGCACCGCGGCCGTGGTCGTCGCGGTGTTCGGCCTCCTCGCGGCCACCGCGTTCGTGCAGACCACCCGCAACGCCGACGTCGACGACGCCAGCCGGGAGAGCCTGATCGGCCGGATCGAGGCCCAGCGCGACCGGCGGGCCGCGCAGCAGGAGCGGGTCGCGGCGCTCCGTGAGGGCAACCTGGCCCTCGAGGACGACGTCAGCGGGCTGGTCGACGTGGGCCAGGAGGTCGCGGTCACCGAGCGGCGCCTCGCGGTCCGCACCGGGTTCAGCGCGGTGACCGGCGAGGGTGTCCGGGTCGTGGTGACCGAGGCCCCGGACGCCGACGAGAACAACGAGGTGCACGACAGCGACCTCGACCTGCTGGTCAACGGCCTCTGGCAGGCCGGCGCCGAGGCGATCGCCGTCAACGGGCAGCGGCTCACCGCCGTGACCGCCATCCGCACCAGCGGGGCCGCGATCCGGGTCAACGGCGTCGGGATCCAGGCGCCGTACACGGTCGAGGCCATCGGTGACACCCGGACCCTGTCGGCGCGGCTGTTCGACACCACGACCGGGCTGAAGTTCGTGTCGACGTCCCAGGTGTACGGGTTCGACTACACCGTCGAGGACAATGTCGAGGAGCTGTCGCTGCCGTCCGCGCCCGACTCCGCCCTGGTCCTCCGGTCGGCGGAGTCGGGATCCGCCGGCACCACGAAGGAGAAGGAGGAGCCCCTGTCATGA
- a CDS encoding CDP-alcohol phosphatidyltransferase family protein, translating to MAGEAGDTDGPRALVWTIPNALSALRLLGIPLFLWLVLVPEADAWALAVLMVSGVTDYLDGWLARKLDQQSVIGQILDPVADRLYILAVVVGLALRDIIPWWMAVSLPLRDLLMWGLVPLLRTRGFSALPVHFLGKAATANLLYAFPLLLLGDGDGTVATLAEVFGWAFAFWGIGLYWWAGVLYTWQVHRLLQTTERRPAHPRSDG from the coding sequence GTGGCGGGCGAAGCAGGGGACACCGACGGGCCGCGCGCGCTCGTCTGGACGATCCCGAACGCCCTGAGCGCGCTGCGGCTGCTCGGCATCCCGCTGTTCCTGTGGCTGGTGCTCGTGCCCGAGGCCGACGCCTGGGCCCTGGCCGTGCTGATGGTCTCCGGCGTCACCGACTACCTCGACGGCTGGCTGGCCCGCAAGCTCGACCAGCAGTCGGTGATCGGCCAGATCCTCGACCCGGTCGCCGACCGCCTCTACATCCTGGCCGTCGTCGTCGGCCTCGCCCTGCGCGACATCATCCCGTGGTGGATGGCGGTGTCGCTGCCGCTGCGCGACCTGCTGATGTGGGGTCTGGTGCCGCTGCTGCGCACCCGCGGCTTCAGCGCCCTGCCGGTGCACTTCCTGGGCAAGGCCGCGACCGCCAACCTGCTCTACGCCTTCCCGCTCCTCCTGCTCGGCGACGGCGACGGCACCGTCGCGACGCTGGCGGAGGTCTTCGGCTGGGCGTTCGCCTTCTGGGGGATCGGGCTCTACTGGTGGGCCGGCGTCCTCTACACCTGGCAGGTCCACCGCCTGCTGCAGACGACCGAGCGTCGTCCGGCCCACCCCCGGTCCGATGGCTGA
- a CDS encoding hemolysin family protein, with protein MSDYTALFVAVLLLGFNAFFVGAEFALISARRSQIEPRAQAGSRMARTTLHAMERVSLMMAGAQLGITICSVGLGAVGEPALAHLIEPLFERAGVPEGFVHPVAFVLALVVVVSAHVVLGEMVPKNIAIAGPERAALVLAPALVGVVTVLRPIIVTLNAVANATLRLLRVEPRDEVSSTYTREEVAALVEESRGEGLIEADEYDRLAGALGFTEKSVDLVCLPSSTLTTVAPGSSPADVEALCASTGYSRFPVADHDGELVGYLHIKDVLEPDEALRQRPIDEKWVRPFATVVHDSPLHEALEVLRRRGAHLARVVDGSGATLGVAALEDVIEELVGEIRDAAHHEESV; from the coding sequence GTGAGCGACTACACCGCCCTGTTCGTCGCGGTCCTGCTGCTGGGGTTCAACGCCTTCTTCGTCGGCGCCGAGTTCGCCCTCATCTCCGCGCGCCGCAGCCAGATCGAGCCGCGCGCCCAGGCCGGCTCGCGGATGGCGCGCACGACGCTGCACGCCATGGAGCGGGTCTCGCTGATGATGGCCGGGGCCCAGCTCGGCATCACGATCTGCTCGGTCGGGCTCGGCGCCGTCGGCGAGCCCGCGCTGGCCCACCTCATCGAGCCGCTCTTCGAGCGGGCCGGGGTCCCGGAGGGCTTCGTGCACCCGGTCGCGTTCGTCCTCGCGCTCGTGGTGGTGGTCTCCGCGCACGTCGTCCTCGGCGAGATGGTCCCGAAGAACATCGCGATCGCCGGGCCCGAGCGCGCCGCGCTGGTGCTGGCACCGGCACTGGTCGGCGTCGTCACGGTGCTGCGCCCGATCATCGTCACCCTCAACGCCGTCGCCAACGCCACCCTGCGCCTGCTCCGGGTCGAGCCGCGCGACGAGGTCAGCTCGACCTACACCCGCGAGGAGGTCGCTGCGCTCGTGGAGGAGTCGCGCGGCGAGGGCCTCATCGAGGCCGACGAGTACGACCGGCTCGCCGGCGCGCTCGGGTTCACCGAGAAGTCGGTCGACCTGGTCTGCCTGCCGTCCTCGACCCTGACGACGGTCGCGCCCGGGTCCAGCCCGGCCGACGTCGAGGCCCTGTGCGCGAGCACCGGCTACAGCCGGTTCCCCGTCGCCGACCACGACGGCGAGCTGGTGGGCTACCTCCACATCAAGGACGTGCTCGAGCCCGACGAGGCCCTGCGGCAGCGTCCCATCGACGAGAAGTGGGTGCGGCCGTTCGCGACCGTCGTCCACGACTCCCCGCTGCACGAGGCGCTCGAGGTGCTGCGGCGCCGCGGGGCGCACCTGGCCCGGGTGGTCGACGGCAGCGGCGCCACGCTCGGGGTCGCCGCGCTCGAGGACGTCATCGAGGAGCTGGTCGGGGAGATCCGCGACGCGGCACACCACGAGGAGAGCGTCTGA